A window of Halovivax gelatinilyticus genomic DNA:
GCGAAGGGCGTGAGCTCGCGGACGATCGTCGCAAAGCACGTCTTCCGACCGGCCTCGATCCCGCTCATGACGATCTTCGTCGGACGGATTCTCGGACTCGTTATGGCCGGATCCTACCTCATCGAGGTCGTCTTCGGTATTCCGGGAATCGGACTCGCATCGTTCGAGGCGATCATGCGCCAGGACACGGACCTCGTCGCGATCACGATACTGATTCCGACCTTCCTGGCGATCGTCGGAAACCTCGTTGAGGACATTATGTATGCAATCCTCGATCCACGAATCGACTACAGTGATAAATAATGAGTGACGATACCGACACGATGGCGGGCGACGGTGGCTCTGACGCGCCAACGGACACGTTCGAGTCCGTCGAGTGGGACGACATTGACATCACGAACGAAGGGCGAACGTGGGGTGAGAAACTCTGGATCGTAATCGTGAGCGTCTGGACACTCGGGGTCCTCTTCGAAATCTACTCACGATTCGTTGCGGGAACGGGCCAGGCGGTGTATCCGTTTATCGGTGAAATTGCATCAGAAGACTATCTCTGGGCGTTCGCACTCGCCTGTCTCGTCTTCTACGGCATTCGGCCGCTCTATAAGAGCCCGCGGATGACCATGCACTACTGGAAGCAGTTCAGGAAAAACAAGGCCGCAGTCATCAGCGGTCTTTTCCTGATCGTGATATTCACGATCGGCGTCGTCGGTTCGCGGGTACTTCCTGACGCCTCACGTAATCCTGGCTACGAGCGACTGCCGCCGTTCTGGATGTCGATCGAAGACTACGTCACCGGTAACAACTGTCCCGGGGGGACGACGGTCGAAGACGGCGTCACGATGTGTCACGGGAGCATGGACCATCCGCTCGGGACCACCTCGTCGGGTGAAGACATCCTACTGCTCAGCATCCACGGGATGGAAGTGAGTATGATGGTCGGGATTACGGCGACGTTCATCAGCATCGCCATCGCGACGCTCGTCGGGTTGACCGCGGCGTACTATGGCGGACTTCTCGACGAGATTCTCATGCGCTACGTCGACATCCAGATGACGTTCCCCACGTTCTTCCTGTACCTGCTGCTGGCGTACACCATCGGTGGCAGTCTGTTCATCCTCATCATGATCTTCGGTCTCTTCGGCTGGGGCGCGACGGCGCGTATCATCAGGGCCGAGGCGTTACAGCGACGCGAAGAACCGTATATGATGGCGGCAAAGAGCAGTGGCGCGACGAGTCGCTGGTCGATCCGGCGCCACCTCCTGCCGAACACGACCAACAGCGTCATCACGGCGGCGACGCTCGCGATTCCTGGTATCATCCTCACCGAAGCAGCGATCTCGTTCCTCGGGTTGGCCGACGCGTCGATTCCATCGTGGGGGCGAGTGATCGCGAACGGACAGGACTACCTCCGGAGTGCGTGGTGGATTTCCACCTTCCCCGGATTCTTCCTGTTCTTCACCATCCTCGCGTTCAACTTCATCGGTGATGCACTCAGAGACGCGCTCGATCCACGTCACGGAGGGTCCGACTAATGAGTACCGATCACAGCACACGGCCGGACGAACAGGTGTCGACGACGCACCGAGCTAGCGAACCGCTTCTCGAAGTAACGGATCTACACACCTACTTCGACACCGATGCAGGGACGGTCAAAGCCGTCGACGGCGTCTCATTGACCGTAAACCGCGGTGAAACGGTCGCGGTCGTCGGAGAGAGTGGGTCCGGAAAGACCGTCACGAGCGAATCGATTACGCGGTTGTTCAAGAGTCCTCCAGGGTACATCCCAGAAGGCTCGATCAAGGTGAACGGAAACGAAGTGACCACCATGAACGATGACGAACTGCAGGTCCTTCGTGGTGGCCAGGTGAGTCACATCTTCCAGAACCCGCAGGGTGCGTTGAATCCGGTCTACTCGATCGGCTGGCAGATACGCGAAGCGCTCACGCTGCATCAGGATCTCTCGAAAGAGCAAGCGAACGAACGAGCCGTTGAACTGCTCACACAGGTCGGCATTCCAGAGGCGAGTTCGCGGCTCGAAGATTACCCACACCAGCTTTCGGGTGGGATGAAACAGCGCGTCATTATCGCGATTGCGCTCGCCTGCGAGCCCGACCTGCTGATCGCAGACGAGCCGACGACGGCGCTCGACGTGACGATCCAGGCCCAGATTCTCAAATTACTCAACAAACTCCAGGACGAGTTCGACATGGGCGTCCTGTTTATCACCCACGACCTCGGTGTCGTCGCCGAGGTCGCCGATCGGGTTGTCGTGATGTACGCCGGCAAGGTGATGGAAACGGGTCCGGTGATGGAAATCTTCGAGAAACCGTCCCATCCGTACACGCGTGCACTTCTGGAATGTCTTCCCGGGAAGGGTGACCTCGGTGGCATCCCGGGCGATCTACCGGATCCGCTCGATCCGCCAGACGGTTGTCGGTTTGCCGACCGCTGTCCACACACCATCGACGAGTGTCGGTACGGCGATCAGCCACCGATGCACTCGATCGACGACCACCGCGATCACGACGTTTCGTGTGTACACTTCAGATCTGACATGGACTCCAGTACGGTACTGACACAGCAGACGACTGAAATGGTCGAACAGGAAGGTGGTTTCGAATGAGCCGTGCTGGCGATCCGTTGCTCAAGGTCACCGACCTGAAAAAGCACTACCCGATCACGAAGGGCTTTATGAACAAAGAGATCGGCCGTGCGCGGGCCGTCGACGGGATCAGCTTCGAGATCGAGCGCGGCGAGACCTTCGGGATCGTCGGCGAGTCGGGCTGTGGTAAGTCGACCGCTGCGACGTCGATGATCCGTCTCGAAGAACCGACCAGCGGCGAGGTGCACTTCAACGGTGAGAACATCTTAGACTACGACCCCAAGCAACTTCGCATGTTCCGTCGTGAAGTCCAGATGATCTTCCAGGATCCCGATTCCAGTTTCGATCCCCGGATGAGTATCGGTGACTCCGTCGCGGAACCGTTAATCGTTCAGGGGATGACCGATCGCGAACGCCGTCGGGCAATCGTCGGTGACTTACTCGAACGGGTCGGTCTGTCCGCCTCGGACATGGAGCGATATCCCCACGAATTCTCCGGTGGCCAGAAACAGCGTATCGGTCTCGCCCGTGCGCTCTCGGTCAATCCGGAGTTCATCGTCGCCGACGAACCGGTCTCCGCGCTCGACGTCTCCGTTCAATCCGAGATCCTCCGTCTATTGGATGAGTTCCAGCGAAACTTCGGGCTGACTATGTTGATCATCAGTCACAACCTCGGCGTCGTTCGCGAGGTCTGTGACCGCGTCGCCGTGATGTATCTCGGAGAGTTCGTCGAAGTTGCGCCGACCGAAGAGCTGTTTACGAATCCAAAGCATCCCTACACCCAAGCGTTGCTCTCTGCGATCCCGACTCCCGACCCCAGAGAGCGAGGTATGGGCCAGGACCTGAAAGGCGACGTACCGGATCCGTCTGCACCGCCGGCGGGTTGTCGGTTCCACACTCGCTGTCCGAAGGTCATCCCGCCCGAGGGGATCAACCTCCCACAGTCTGAGTGGCGAAACCTCTTACACTTCAGAAAGAAAGTACAAGGGAGCGGTATCGACCTCGATAGTATCGTCAAGGTAAACGTATTGGATGACGAATCGATCGACGATCCGACGTCGGTGACGGCCGACGATATCGACGCCGACACGCTATCGAACTGGATACGACGGGAGTACGAGTTACCACAGCAGTTGACCGATACGACCGCGGAGACGATCCTCTCACACGCGCTCGAATCGATCGTCGATGACGACGAGGATGCGGCCGTGAGCATCCTAAACGAGAACTTTACGACGCCGTGTGAAGAACAAAAACCAGCTCTCGACACCGTCGAACCGGGTCGACAGTCCGCCTGTCTGTTGGAGAACCCAACCGAACCACTCGCGGCCAGCGTGGGCGAGCAAGCCCAGCACCGTCAATCGACCGATTAACGGTTCGACACGGTCTCGCGTCGCTGCGGGAACCAGTAAGGGGTTCTATGCGGTGAGCCTGGTCCCAAATTTCGTCTTCACTGCGTGCACTTGCTCCGATGGACTTTTGAGCGGAGCCACCCACCTCCTTCGTATGTCGCGAGAGGACGGTGACTCAGCGGACGACGAACTGGGCTCACCTGACGTCGAATTCTCGGCCGAGCGGGCGAGAAAGCGACGAACGAATCACGGGTTGCTTCCACTGGACGGGCTCGCCAACATGCTCCCGTCGAGTTCGGTAGACGAGGCAGATCCGCCCTGGTGGGTAGAATTCGGGGGCAATCTCGGCGTCAAACTGGGCGTCGTTTCGCTGGCCCTGGCGATCGTCGGTGTTACGGCTGCGTGGTTAGAAATGCAACCACTCGGAAATCTTACTATCGTGCTGTCTCTCGTCTCGATTACCGTCGCGATGCTTCTCGGTTTCATCTACCAGATTTTTATCTTACAGTGGTAAGTTCCGTATCGGGCGGTATCAACAGAAGCTGGATTGTTCGAACGGAACCACCCGAGCCACCTTTTGGCAGCTAACTGTGACCGGTTAGTCGTCTCCGTCCGGATCGATGATGATAACCTCGCCGTCGACGACGTCCACATTGATGAGGGTCTTGACGTGATAGCCGGCGTCGTCGACCTTGTTCTCTCCGCCGACCTTCTTGATGACGGCGACGGTGTCGATGACTTCCGCCCCAATTTCGTCGAGCGCCGCGAGCACCGATGCGAGCGTACCGCCCGTAGAGAGAACGTCGTCCAGGACGAGGACCCGTTCGCCGGCCCGGACGTCGTTGATGTACATCTCGTTTTCTGAGTAGCCCGTCTCCTGTGCGATCGCTACCTCGCCGTCGAGGCCGTACTCGCGCTTTCTGATCACCGTCAGCGGCAGATCGGTCATCAGCGAAACGGCCGTCGAGATGTGGATTCCCATCGCCGCTGGGGTGACGATCCGGTCTACTTCGTCCAGCTGGGCTTTCCGAATAATCTGGATGACGATCTCCCGTAACAGTCCCGGGTCGAGTTTCGGCACGCCGTCACTTACCGGGTGAACGAAGTACTGATAGCCATCGTCTTTCTCGACGATCGGTGCCTCACGTAGTGACCGTTCCAGTTGATCCATGTCGTGGATGGGTTCGAACCCGAGTAAAACCTGACGAATGTCGGCCCCCTCCCGACGAATCTCTCGATGAACTAACTGTCTTAGGGCGAAAAATCAATCCTCGCTTCCGTAGGCGAGCTCTGGAGGCTTATTTCCGTACCCGAGTCGCATGTTTCGCTCGTGAATAATGTGGATGACGGACGTACCCGTGATCGTAACGGCGATCAGAGCCGTCCAGGCGATCGTCGGAACGGTAGTGAACGGATATACGCCGCCCCAGAGGGCAGCCACGAGCGCGCAGCTGATCGCCCCTAACGACAGGTAGAGTTCCCGCCAGGCGAACTCGTGGCCCGGGACGATCTCGAGGTAGACCGTGACGTCTTTCGTGAGATCCGTCGACTGTATCACGCCGGCGTCCGAGTCGAACGACAGAATGCTCGCCTCGTCCATCTTTGGCAGGTGCGTCTGCTGAAGCGTCGTGTACACGCGTTTTCGTTGTTCGGGCGTCACTTCGTCTATCGTCGTTTCGTACTCCCACGCGGCCACCTGCTGGGCGAGATCGCCGAGTTCGACCGGCCGATCGTCCTGTTTGAGATACTGGAGGACGTACCGCCGACGCTGATTTCGAAGCACCTCGAAGATTTCTCCCTTCGAGAGAAACTCCGTGTCAGGACGTCCGGGGAACATAGTGGGTCACCAGGGTAGTCTCTGTGGAGGGTGAATCTACTGCCATCATCTGAGAGCCACGAACGCGATCTATATAACGTTCGTGACTGATCGGTTGCCGTGGATGAATTGAACCAATACTGGGTTGATTCGGTCTAACTAATTACTGATCGTTACGAAACTCGACGGGCGCACTCGATTTGGTCTCGCGGGCTAGTAGACGGGTACGATTACGTGGGTGTGTCCGACTCGACGCCCGCTTCACCGGTCATCCTCCGTCGCTCCGAGGATGACGCCGATCGACGTGGCGACCTCTCGGGCCAGTCCGTCTTTCGTTCCGGTGTACCGGGCCACGTCGTCAGCGTGGACGAGCAGCGCTTCGGTCTCTGAAGCTCCCATCACGGTCGCATCGTTCGCGACGACGAACGCGAGATCCGTTCGTTCGAGGATCGATCTGGCCGCTTCGACCATCTCGGATTCGTCGCCGCTGGTTTCGGCTTTGAACCCGATGATCGGAAGCGTCGGTTCTCGATCGCGAACCGTATCGATGAGCTTAGCCGTCGGTTCGAGTTCGAGGCTGAACGCATTCCCCGACCTGATCTTCGAGTCGGCCGGCGTGGTGGTGAAGTCGCCGATCGCGGCGGCCGAAACCAGCACGTCGGCGTCGGTGCAGGCTGCTTTCGTCGTCTCGATCATCTCATCGGCCCGCGAGACCGTGAGTAGTTCCGCGTAGGGGGCCGAGTCTGGTGGGGCCGATCGATCGACGTGGTGTGGGCCAACCGGGCCGTGGACGATCGTGACCGTCGCTCCGGCAACGTAGCACGCGCGGGCGATCGCTCGCCCCATCCGACCGGACGCGCGGTTTGTGAGTACCCGAACGGGATCGATCGGTTCTTCGGTCGCGCCGGAGGTGACCACGACGTGTTTGCCCGCCAGCACGTAATCCGTGGTGGCGCGTTCGACTGCCGTGCAGATCGCCGACTCGCTCGCTATCTTGGCTTTTCCTTCCTCGACTCTCGGCTCGACGAACTCGACGCCCCAGGTTTCGACGCGTTCGATCGCCTCTAACACGCCGGGATGGTCGTACATGGGTTCGTGCATAGCCGGTGCGACGACGACCGGTATTCCGGCTCCGAGTGCCGTCGTGGCGGTCGTCGTCACGGGTGTATCGTCGATCGCGGCGGCGAGTTTGCCGACCGTGTTCGCCGTCGCCGGAGCGACGAGGTAGACGTCGGCCCAGCCGTCAGTGCCACAGAGTTCGACGTGTTCGACACGACCGCTCAACTCGGTCACCACCTCGTTCGCCGTGGCGTACTCGACCGCGTCGGGGTGGACGATTCCGCACGCGCTATCCGTCATCACGGCACGCACCTCGGCGCCACGCCGTCGCAACTCGTGGGCGAGTTCGATCGTCTTGACGGCGGCGATCGAACCCGAGATACCCAGCGCGACGGAGACGCCCTCCAGCGTCGACATTGGGCTGACGTAAGACCGGACCCGGGTTAAACGTTGAGTTCGCGACCGACCGCGAGCCGGTCACTTGGTCCCTAGTTCGCTCGTTCGGCCAGCACGTCGCTCGAATTGTCTCGTGGCCGGTAACCGAGCCCGGTCGTCGCTTCGATCAGCGAGAAGTACCGCTCGTCGTTAAGTGAGATTATCTGACAGGTCAGCGGCGACTCGTCGATCGGTTCGGTAATCGACCGGTAGATCGCATCCCGACAGTCGCGCGGACTAAGGTACATCGCGCGTGCGAAACGCGCGTGGTCGGCCGATTCTTCCTGCGTAGTCTCGAGTTCTGCTTCGGTCATGAGCCAGCCGATTCGTAGATTTATGACCTCCAGACCGAAGCGGTCGGCGGTGTAGGCCCCGAGCGCTTCGCCCGCGACTTTACTCACCCCGTAGTACGAATCGGGGCGAGCCGGTTCGCTCGACGTTACCGGACGCGGTCGGTTGATCAACGACTCCGGCTCGGACGGGTCGGCCGCGTTGTACATGTGAACGACGTGATTCGTACTCGCGAAGACGACCCGATCGAGATCGCACTCGAGCGCCGCGTGATAAGCGTTGTACGTCCCCTCGATGTTCGGTTCGACCACCTCGTCCCAGTCGGCGAACGGCGAGGAGTTCGCCGCCAGGTGTACGAGGACGTCCTGTCCGTCGAGCACCTCGACGAACCGGTCACGGTCGGTAACGTCCAGTTCGACCACGTTGACGGTCTCGTGTTCAGATCGAGCCATGACGGTCGTCTCGTGGTCGGAGAGCGCCTCGATCGCCTCTTTGCCAACCGATCCGGTGCCGCCGGTGATCGCGACATTGGCCATGGCCGTCGTACAACCTCCCTGGGGAAGAAACACCCCCGTCGGCACGGCTACTGCGTTTACCGTCTTCACTCCTGGTCGCCGTCGGCGTCGACGCTCGGGTGCATCGTCGGGCGTCGTTCGTTCGGCGCTTCGAGATACGCGAGCAGCGTTTCTCTCGCGCGTCGGTCCCGGTCTCGTCGTTGCTCGTCGGTAATCTCCGCACAGGCGGGCGGTACGTCTCGGTCCCTCCCAGTGAAGTAGCCCGCCGGGGCGACCCAATCGTGGTAGAACGCCGTCTCGCTGTCCTGAATTACGGCGAGGCCGACTCGCGCGCCGTGGCCCGCCGCGACGATCGTCTGGTGTGGTTCGCCGGCCACCCGTCCAGCGACGTAGAGTCCGTCGACGCCCGTTCTACCGGCTCGATCGGCGCGAACGACGTATTTGCTCCCGCGTTGTTCGCGGTCGACGTCGAGTTCGCGAAGGTACTCGCTATCCGGCCACGACGCGGCGACGACGGCGGTCGCTTCGTAGGTCCCACTGTTTCCCGTCAGAACGAACCCCTCCGATTCGTCTCGGTGGGCTCCGTCGACGATCAGGTCGTCACTGAATCGACACCCCGCGCGTTCCGCCTGATCGCGAACCATCTCGAGGTAGGTTCGAGCGTCGATTCCGGCCGGAAACCCCGGGTAGTTCTCGAGGCTCGCATTTCGCGCGAGGATCGATTCGCCGCTCGAGATAATGGTCGTCGAAAGCCCGGCGCGTGCGGTGAATATTCCCGCGGCCATTCCAGAGACGCCGCCACCGACGATGCATACGTCGTCCATACGAGTAGCGTTCGAGCGAGAACTAACAACGGTATCGGCTGCGGATCGTACGGCGCGTTTCGATGGGGTGATGCAGACTCGTCGGCTCGCGGGTCTCAATTGCGTTTACGGTTCGTCATCGCGGTAAAGATTTACCCCGGTCGAATACGTTCCCCGTATCGTGGATCGAATCCTCCTCAGTACGGTCGTCTACCGCGAACCGGCTGCCGTCTTCGAGGCGGTTCGATCGTTTTCGAACTATCCCGCGTACGCAGAGCACCTGGACGAGGTAACCTGCGACGGCGACGGCGGCGTCGGTACTCGCTACGGCCTCCACTTTTCGTGGTGGAAACTCTCCTACACGGTTCGATCGGCCGTCACCGAGATCGACGAGCCACGCCGGTTAGGCTGGAAACTGACGGCCGATCTGGACGCCACGGGAGAGTGGCGCATCGAACCGCTCGAGCCGGACGGTCGTCCCGATATCGACGAGGCGAGCCGACTCTACTTCGAGGTTCGGTACGATCCGCACTCGGCCGATCCGGATACCGTTTCACTCCCGCGATTCGTCTCGCTCGATTGGGTCGTTCGACGAGTCAGACCGCGACTGTACGACGAAGCCGAACGCGTCCTCGGTCGGCTCGTCGAGGACGTCGAAGGAGACTCTCGCAACGTCGAGCTGGTGGTTCACGACGCGCCCGGGTCGAGCGCGTAATCGGGACTGATCAGTAGGAGTAGTCGTGCTCGCCCGTTTCGCTCTCGAGGAACGCACAGAGGAGGTCGACCGTCGCGGCGACGTCCTCGCGGTGGGCCATCTCCGTCACCGTGTGGAGATACCGCGTCGGAATTGACAGCGCACCGACTGGCTTTGCACCGTAGGTGTGCTGGAAACCGGCGGTGTCGGTCCCTCCGGCGGGGAGGATTTCGATTTGATGCGTAATCTCTTCTGATTCAGCGACCGAACGTAGTCGGCGGTGGACCTTCGGACTCGTGATGACGCTACTATCTTTGAGTTTGATCGCCGTCCCATCGCCGAGGCGCGTGACGTGTTCACCCTCGTCGAATTGGGGGACGTCGTTCGCGACGGTCACGTCCAGGGCGATCGCGAGGTCCGGATCGACGTCGACGCCGAGCGCCCGGGCGCCACGGAGTCCGACTTCTTCCTGAACGGTCGCACAGAAGTGGATCGTCACGTCCGGATCGTCGATCTCCTTGGCCGCCTCGAGCATCGCGTAGAGACAGATTCGGTCGTCGAGTGCTTTCCCCGTGACCGTCTCACCGACGAACTCGGTCGACTGATCCATCGTCACCAGATCTCCCGGCGAGATTCGATCGGTCGCCTCTTCGTAGGGAAGGCCCAGGTCGACGTAGACGTCGTCGACGTTCGGCGGTTTCTCGCGGTCTTCCGGATCGAGCGTGTGCGGCGGCGGCGAGCCGATGATACCCGGCACGTCTCCGTCTTCGGTGTGAACCGTCACTCGCTGCGCTCGCAGGACGCGCGCGTCCCAGCCGCCGAGCGGATCGAGTTCGAGAAAGCCACCGCCGTCTTCGTCTCCGTCGACGTGGCTGACCATAAAGCCGATCTCGTCCATGTGCGCGGCGACGGCGACGGAATAGTCGGAGTCGCCCTCGATCGTCCCGACGACGTTCCCCATCGCGTCGGTCCGGATCCGATCGACCGTTCCCTCGAGTTCGTCGATGACTCGCTCGCGAATTCGGTCTTCGTATCCGGGAACGCCGCTCGTTTCGGTCAGTTCGACGACGAGGTTCTCGTCAACCGTGTGGGGTGCCATATCAGCTGTTCGGCCCTTTAGATGTAAAAATACGCGGATTCTCTACGTTCATTGCTGCAATGTTTTTGCCGGTTCAGTTACGCTATTGACGATATTCGACACGCAGGCCTGGATTAATGCAGTTCGCTCTTTCGGAGGCTACAGATCGACACCCACGGGATCGCGGACAGACGCAGCGAGCGATGCAATGCGTTACGCACCCGGTTTCGTGATCAACGGCGCGTACTCTTCGTGCTCGAAGCTTCCGATGACCGTCCCGTCGAGGGTCTGGACGTGCGTGTACAGGACACCTTCGCGTTCTGCATCCTGAATCATCGCCTTCGCGTAGGACATATCGTATCGACTCGCGATCAGGACTGACCGATCGTTCGTTGGATCGATCAGTTCGGTTACCACGTACATGAACACGCCGACGGAGGTGCCGTAGGCGAGATACTCCGTAAACGTCTCTTCGTCGTAAAAGTCCTCGAACGCCTCGGCTTTTTTGTTGGGAACGATGTGACACAGGCCGAATTTCTTCGATTCGTCGCCATCACGGCCGACGGTGTTCGTGTGTCCGGCCATGATGGTCAACACCTCCCAGCCGTCGTCTCGCCGATCATCCGCGATCGCGTCCATCTGTTCTAACACCCGTTTCCACGTCTCCGTGTGAACGCCTTCCGGATCCTTCCGGCGTTCGACGTGGGGATCGATCTCTTCGTTTCCTGGCATACGTCACTGTCGGCGGAGGAGCCGGATAACTCTTTTCGAGACGGCTGTGATCGAGTCAGTACGACCCGAACGTCCGCGGTGTTCGTTATCCGACCCCGAAGGCCGTCTCGAGTACGAACGAGATCGCGAGCGTGACGAGTCCGACGAGAAACAGCTTTCCGTCCGTCGATATTCGGTCCTCGGGTGCCGGAGTGGTCAGGTACCGTGCCGGGGGCGTGTTCCAGACGATGCGCTGAAAGCGACCGACGTTCTCGACGTGTGGAACGGCCTGTGCATACGGATCTTCTCGACCCGCTTCGTCGTGCGGTCTCGACGTCGGCCAGAGCTTGACGGTCGAATAGGCGAGGACGATCCAACCCGCAAGAAAGAGAATAATCTTGGCTCTGACCAGGTCGCCGCCGGTAACGAGGCTGAGAACGAGTGAACCGACCGTCAGGACGCCTCCGCCGACAACCGCGTAGGTGAACGCGTGAATCCAGGCGGACGCTCTCCCGTCCCGTCCGGATTCTGCTTCCATGCTAGTCGAATCGTGTGTTGATTACCGTCTCGGGATCTCGATACTCCGAATCGTGTCGGTGACAGTAACTTTGGTGGTTCGTCCCGCCGACGTCGTAAAACTCGGGTTCGGTCGCGTCGCAGACGCTCCCGAAGACGTCGGCATACGCCTCGAGCGCCGCGGCTTCGCCCCGTTCGGTTACCAGTTCTGCGATCTCGTCGACGTGTGTTTGGATCTCGTCTGGAACGGCGTACTCTCCGAAGAGTTCCTCGACCGTTTCGTCCATCGTTCCGAACCGCGTTTCTTTGCCAAAGCGTTCGCGAATGCGTTCTCTAACTGACCGATTCGCTCGCATCCGCTCGCGGAGTACCTCCCTGAACTGAATCAACTGCGTCCAGAGGTCCGTATCCATATTCGGGAATCGTTCCGGCCTGATGCTGGCCGGACAGCGAGTGCTGAACGGACAGCCGTCCGGTGGATAGCGCGGATTTGGTGGGGTGCCGTGAAGCGTCACTCGTTCACGGTTCGCCGTGGGATCCGGTTCCGGGATAGCTGATAAGAGTGCGTGCGTGTAGGGATTTTGCGGATCGGTGAA
This region includes:
- the coaBC gene encoding bifunctional phosphopantothenoylcysteine decarboxylase/phosphopantothenate--cysteine ligase CoaBC, coding for MSTLEGVSVALGISGSIAAVKTIELAHELRRRGAEVRAVMTDSACGIVHPDAVEYATANEVVTELSGRVEHVELCGTDGWADVYLVAPATANTVGKLAAAIDDTPVTTTATTALGAGIPVVVAPAMHEPMYDHPGVLEAIERVETWGVEFVEPRVEEGKAKIASESAICTAVERATTDYVLAGKHVVVTSGATEEPIDPVRVLTNRASGRMGRAIARACYVAGATVTIVHGPVGPHHVDRSAPPDSAPYAELLTVSRADEMIETTKAACTDADVLVSAAAIGDFTTTPADSKIRSGNAFSLELEPTAKLIDTVRDREPTLPIIGFKAETSGDESEMVEAARSILERTDLAFVVANDATVMGASETEALLVHADDVARYTGTKDGLAREVATSIGVILGATEDDR
- a CDS encoding ABC transporter permease; its protein translation is MSDDTDTMAGDGGSDAPTDTFESVEWDDIDITNEGRTWGEKLWIVIVSVWTLGVLFEIYSRFVAGTGQAVYPFIGEIASEDYLWAFALACLVFYGIRPLYKSPRMTMHYWKQFRKNKAAVISGLFLIVIFTIGVVGSRVLPDASRNPGYERLPPFWMSIEDYVTGNNCPGGTTVEDGVTMCHGSMDHPLGTTSSGEDILLLSIHGMEVSMMVGITATFISIAIATLVGLTAAYYGGLLDEILMRYVDIQMTFPTFFLYLLLAYTIGGSLFILIMIFGLFGWGATARIIRAEALQRREEPYMMAAKSSGATSRWSIRRHLLPNTTNSVITAATLAIPGIILTEAAISFLGLADASIPSWGRVIANGQDYLRSAWWISTFPGFFLFFTILAFNFIGDALRDALDPRHGGSD
- a CDS encoding NAD(P)/FAD-dependent oxidoreductase gives rise to the protein MDDVCIVGGGVSGMAAGIFTARAGLSTTIISSGESILARNASLENYPGFPAGIDARTYLEMVRDQAERAGCRFSDDLIVDGAHRDESEGFVLTGNSGTYEATAVVAASWPDSEYLRELDVDREQRGSKYVVRADRAGRTGVDGLYVAGRVAGEPHQTIVAAGHGARVGLAVIQDSETAFYHDWVAPAGYFTGRDRDVPPACAEITDEQRRDRDRRARETLLAYLEAPNERRPTMHPSVDADGDQE
- the hpt gene encoding hypoxanthine/guanine phosphoribosyltransferase — its product is MDQLERSLREAPIVEKDDGYQYFVHPVSDGVPKLDPGLLREIVIQIIRKAQLDEVDRIVTPAAMGIHISTAVSLMTDLPLTVIRKREYGLDGEVAIAQETGYSENEMYINDVRAGERVLVLDDVLSTGGTLASVLAALDEIGAEVIDTVAVIKKVGGENKVDDAGYHVKTLINVDVVDGEVIIIDPDGDD
- a CDS encoding ABC transporter ATP-binding protein translates to MSRAGDPLLKVTDLKKHYPITKGFMNKEIGRARAVDGISFEIERGETFGIVGESGCGKSTAATSMIRLEEPTSGEVHFNGENILDYDPKQLRMFRREVQMIFQDPDSSFDPRMSIGDSVAEPLIVQGMTDRERRRAIVGDLLERVGLSASDMERYPHEFSGGQKQRIGLARALSVNPEFIVADEPVSALDVSVQSEILRLLDEFQRNFGLTMLIISHNLGVVREVCDRVAVMYLGEFVEVAPTEELFTNPKHPYTQALLSAIPTPDPRERGMGQDLKGDVPDPSAPPAGCRFHTRCPKVIPPEGINLPQSEWRNLLHFRKKVQGSGIDLDSIVKVNVLDDESIDDPTSVTADDIDADTLSNWIRREYELPQQLTDTTAETILSHALESIVDDDEDAAVSILNENFTTPCEEQKPALDTVEPGRQSACLLENPTEPLAASVGEQAQHRQSTD
- a CDS encoding ABC transporter ATP-binding protein, with the protein product MSTDHSTRPDEQVSTTHRASEPLLEVTDLHTYFDTDAGTVKAVDGVSLTVNRGETVAVVGESGSGKTVTSESITRLFKSPPGYIPEGSIKVNGNEVTTMNDDELQVLRGGQVSHIFQNPQGALNPVYSIGWQIREALTLHQDLSKEQANERAVELLTQVGIPEASSRLEDYPHQLSGGMKQRVIIAIALACEPDLLIADEPTTALDVTIQAQILKLLNKLQDEFDMGVLFITHDLGVVAEVADRVVVMYAGKVMETGPVMEIFEKPSHPYTRALLECLPGKGDLGGIPGDLPDPLDPPDGCRFADRCPHTIDECRYGDQPPMHSIDDHRDHDVSCVHFRSDMDSSTVLTQQTTEMVEQEGGFE
- a CDS encoding NAD-dependent epimerase/dehydratase family protein encodes the protein MANVAITGGTGSVGKEAIEALSDHETTVMARSEHETVNVVELDVTDRDRFVEVLDGQDVLVHLAANSSPFADWDEVVEPNIEGTYNAYHAALECDLDRVVFASTNHVVHMYNAADPSEPESLINRPRPVTSSEPARPDSYYGVSKVAGEALGAYTADRFGLEVINLRIGWLMTEAELETTQEESADHARFARAMYLSPRDCRDAIYRSITEPIDESPLTCQIISLNDERYFSLIEATTGLGYRPRDNSSDVLAERAN
- a CDS encoding SRPBCC family protein; the encoded protein is MDRILLSTVVYREPAAVFEAVRSFSNYPAYAEHLDEVTCDGDGGVGTRYGLHFSWWKLSYTVRSAVTEIDEPRRLGWKLTADLDATGEWRIEPLEPDGRPDIDEASRLYFEVRYDPHSADPDTVSLPRFVSLDWVVRRVRPRLYDEAERVLGRLVEDVEGDSRNVELVVHDAPGSSA
- a CDS encoding DUF7344 domain-containing protein, with protein sequence MFPGRPDTEFLSKGEIFEVLRNQRRRYVLQYLKQDDRPVELGDLAQQVAAWEYETTIDEVTPEQRKRVYTTLQQTHLPKMDEASILSFDSDAGVIQSTDLTKDVTVYLEIVPGHEFAWRELYLSLGAISCALVAALWGGVYPFTTVPTIAWTALIAVTITGTSVIHIIHERNMRLGYGNKPPELAYGSED